Proteins encoded by one window of Cystobacter ferrugineus:
- a CDS encoding response regulator transcription factor — protein sequence MTERASILVVDDDPHLREVVGFALTQAGFHVEQARDGREGLELVRRSVPALIVLDIMMPEMDGLEMCREVRRTHDCPIVFLSSRDDEVDRILGLELGGDDYLTKPFSPRELVARVKAVLRRARAVASPPPTAPSPVLRRGPLRLDMDLWRAWWNEHEVVLTVTEFHLLAALLRAPGKAFTRDELMTRVYEDVVVSDRTIDSHVRHIRRKFADAGGEVIQTVHGLGYRLAIP from the coding sequence ATGACGGAACGCGCCTCCATCCTGGTGGTCGACGATGATCCGCACCTGCGCGAGGTGGTGGGGTTCGCCCTCACTCAGGCGGGCTTCCACGTCGAGCAGGCCCGCGACGGCCGCGAGGGCCTGGAGCTGGTGCGCCGCTCGGTCCCCGCGCTCATCGTCCTGGACATCATGATGCCGGAGATGGACGGCCTGGAGATGTGCCGCGAGGTGCGCCGAACCCACGACTGTCCCATCGTGTTCCTCTCCTCGCGCGATGACGAGGTGGATCGCATCCTCGGCCTGGAGCTGGGTGGCGACGACTACCTCACCAAGCCCTTCAGCCCCCGGGAGCTGGTGGCGCGGGTGAAGGCCGTGCTGCGGCGCGCCCGTGCCGTCGCGAGCCCGCCGCCCACGGCCCCCTCGCCGGTGCTGCGGCGCGGACCCCTGCGCCTGGACATGGATCTGTGGCGCGCCTGGTGGAACGAGCACGAAGTGGTGCTCACCGTCACCGAGTTCCATCTGCTCGCCGCGCTCCTGCGCGCCCCCGGCAAGGCGTTCACCCGCGACGAGCTGATGACCCGCGTCTACGAGGACGTGGTGGTGAGCGATCGGACCATCGACAGCCACGTGCGGCACATCCGGCGCAAGTTCGCCGACGCCGGGGGCGAGGTCATCCAGACGGTGCACGGCCTTGGCTATCGGCTCGCGATCCCCTGA
- a CDS encoding sensor histidine kinase: MAIGSRSPDSGRSRPRLWWVFTAVGLGAFVLALLGLLFVRVYDDQLIRQTESELITQGVVVAELYRSRLRERVEPGYGLMAFAPGPSMPIAGSSLRPIFPSLRASDEVLPPVEAPPPRSILPAEPHAREAAEPLSVLLQEVNRFTLAGIRVVDIQGVIVASSASESDLGASLIGRQEVQEALRGEYRAVLRMRMSFSGDAPLASASRDNVVRVLVVLPVREGERIWGAVVLSRTPMTLAKAVYADRWNLTATGLVLLGVVTLMSLAGAALVVRPVRALVRQTRDIATGAPEGFSPISHPVVRELAELSESLAGMASALRDRNQYIRSFAANVSHEFKTPLAAIQGAVELLRDSAESMSAAQRERFLSNIDADARRLTRLVQRLLELARADSLVARPSCTKVAPMLEALAARGRAEGLAVEVGPVPPGLVLGLPAEVLEDLLWQLVTNAAQHGGAGVRVRLEAERGPEGGRVVVRDDGRGISEANRARVFDAFFTTARERGGTGLGLTIAQSMLRAFGARLELLPAEGKGAAFAVVEGPSWNSGATSGALIR; encoded by the coding sequence TTGGCTATCGGCTCGCGATCCCCTGACAGCGGGCGCTCCCGCCCGCGCCTGTGGTGGGTGTTCACGGCGGTGGGCCTGGGCGCCTTCGTGCTCGCGCTGCTCGGCCTGCTCTTCGTGCGCGTCTATGACGATCAGCTCATCCGCCAGACGGAGTCCGAGCTCATCACCCAGGGCGTCGTCGTCGCGGAGCTGTACCGCTCCCGGCTGCGCGAGCGCGTGGAGCCCGGCTACGGGCTGATGGCCTTCGCGCCCGGTCCGTCCATGCCCATCGCGGGCTCCTCGCTGCGGCCCATCTTTCCGTCCCTCCGGGCCTCGGACGAGGTACTGCCCCCGGTGGAGGCACCACCGCCCCGGTCCATCCTCCCCGCCGAGCCCCATGCCCGCGAAGCCGCCGAGCCCCTCTCCGTGCTGCTCCAGGAGGTGAACCGGTTCACCCTGGCGGGCATCCGCGTGGTGGACATCCAGGGGGTGATCGTCGCCAGCTCCGCCTCGGAGTCGGATCTGGGTGCCTCCCTCATCGGCCGGCAGGAGGTTCAGGAGGCCCTCCGGGGGGAGTACCGCGCGGTGTTGCGGATGCGCATGTCCTTCTCCGGCGACGCGCCCCTGGCGTCCGCGAGCCGGGACAACGTCGTGCGGGTGTTGGTGGTGCTGCCCGTACGGGAGGGGGAGCGGATCTGGGGCGCGGTGGTGCTCTCGCGCACGCCGATGACGCTCGCCAAGGCCGTCTACGCGGACCGCTGGAACCTCACCGCCACCGGACTGGTGCTCCTGGGCGTGGTGACGCTCATGTCCCTGGCCGGCGCGGCCCTGGTGGTGCGTCCCGTCCGGGCCCTGGTGCGGCAGACGCGCGACATCGCCACCGGCGCCCCCGAGGGCTTCTCGCCCATCTCCCACCCGGTGGTGCGCGAGCTCGCCGAGCTGTCCGAGTCCCTCGCGGGCATGGCCAGCGCGCTCCGGGATCGCAACCAGTACATCCGCTCCTTCGCGGCCAACGTGTCGCACGAGTTCAAGACACCGCTGGCCGCCATCCAGGGCGCGGTGGAGCTCCTGCGCGACAGCGCCGAGAGCATGTCCGCCGCCCAGCGCGAGCGCTTCCTGTCCAACATCGACGCCGATGCCCGGCGCCTCACCCGGCTGGTGCAGCGGCTTTTGGAGCTCGCGCGCGCGGACTCCCTCGTGGCCCGGCCCTCGTGCACGAAAGTCGCTCCCATGCTCGAGGCGCTCGCCGCCCGGGGCCGGGCCGAGGGGCTCGCGGTGGAGGTGGGCCCCGTGCCTCCGGGACTCGTCCTGGGACTGCCCGCCGAGGTGCTGGAGGATCTCCTCTGGCAGCTCGTCACCAACGCGGCCCAGCACGGGGGCGCGGGGGTGCGCGTGCGGCTGGAGGCGGAACGGGGGCCCGAGGGGGGCCGGGTGGTGGTGCGCGACGATGGCCGGGGCATCTCCGAGGCCAACCGGGCACGCGTCTTCGATGCCTTCTTCACCACGGCCCGGGAGCGGGGGGGCACGGGGCTCGGGCTGACCATCGCCCAGTCCATGTTGCGCGCCTTCGGGGCCCGGCTGGAACTGCTGCCCGCGGAAGGGAAGGGGGCCGCCTTCGCCGTGGTGGAGGGCCCTTCCTGGAATTCCGGAGCAACTTCCGGCGCTCTGATACGATAA
- a CDS encoding DnaA N-terminal domain-containing protein has protein sequence MAGLDWVQVDVGFPMSLEAVCAARTLGMDRRAFLGSIVELQIWAVQALPSGRFEPFATSGGQSGGQEPDASADEAVWCEALEGAVRWTGTPGAFWDALLRARILVREGDAVRLTLCDRYVQVLEKRQKEAERKRRERAAKASGVSVGRPADASGTSSPRRKKERESEKKTSSAAAAAEVREAVTSASRLLPVPPPTAEDVPEESTPIQRCLPGMHMVPASPPPEVRLQAAATALTARSTSTDAEPCPAQEEAQAEAFFEACQRERCQTLPGIPPEERPRTWGAWYRFALDKVGGDERRLQSAWRGYLHSEWGRTREPRCTAQAFCSPRVWARYLEPVSEPSPAPSADESTEAGRRWNECLGWLRDNGKRYALTWLAQARAVDVEDGHLVLAAPDAYFRQWVEENYGPLVEGLVKESGLAGVRWRLAGSPDAGRQATGA, from the coding sequence ATGGCCGGATTGGACTGGGTACAGGTCGACGTGGGCTTTCCCATGAGCCTCGAGGCGGTGTGTGCGGCACGCACCCTGGGGATGGACCGGCGGGCCTTCCTGGGCTCCATCGTGGAACTGCAAATCTGGGCGGTGCAGGCGCTGCCCTCCGGGCGCTTCGAGCCCTTCGCCACGTCCGGCGGACAGTCCGGCGGACAGGAGCCGGACGCGTCCGCGGACGAGGCGGTGTGGTGCGAGGCCCTGGAAGGCGCGGTCCGGTGGACGGGCACCCCCGGCGCGTTCTGGGACGCGTTGCTGCGCGCGCGGATCCTCGTCCGGGAGGGGGACGCGGTCCGCCTCACGCTGTGCGATCGCTACGTGCAAGTCCTTGAAAAGAGGCAGAAGGAGGCCGAGCGCAAGCGGAGGGAGCGCGCCGCCAAGGCCTCCGGAGTGTCCGTGGGACGTCCGGCGGACGCGTCCGGGACGTCCTCGCCTAGAAGGAAGAAGGAAAGGGAGAGTGAGAAGAAGACTTCTTCTGCTGCTGCCGCGGCGGAGGTCAGGGAAGCGGTGACGTCCGCGAGCAGGCTCCTGCCCGTGCCTCCGCCCACCGCGGAGGACGTGCCCGAGGAGAGCACGCCCATCCAGCGCTGCCTGCCGGGCATGCACATGGTGCCGGCCTCACCGCCCCCGGAGGTGCGGCTCCAGGCGGCCGCCACCGCCCTGACGGCCCGGAGCACGTCCACGGACGCCGAGCCCTGCCCGGCACAGGAAGAGGCCCAGGCCGAGGCCTTCTTCGAGGCCTGCCAGCGCGAGCGTTGCCAGACGCTGCCCGGCATCCCCCCCGAGGAGCGTCCCCGGACGTGGGGCGCCTGGTACCGCTTCGCCCTGGACAAGGTGGGGGGGGATGAGCGCCGGCTCCAGTCGGCCTGGCGCGGCTACCTGCACTCGGAGTGGGGACGCACGCGCGAGCCGCGCTGCACGGCCCAGGCGTTCTGCTCGCCCCGGGTGTGGGCGCGCTACCTGGAGCCGGTCTCCGAGCCGTCCCCCGCTCCGTCCGCGGACGAGTCCACCGAGGCGGGCCGCCGGTGGAACGAGTGCCTCGGGTGGTTGCGGGACAATGGCAAGCGCTATGCGCTGACGTGGCTGGCCCAGGCGCGCGCGGTGGACGTGGAGGACGGGCACCTGGTGCTCGCGGCCCCCGACGCCTACTTCCGGCAATGGGTGGAGGAGAACTACGGCCCCCTGGTGGAGGGGCTCGTGAAGGAGTCGGGGCTCGCGGGGGTGCGCTGGCGGCTCGCCGGCTCCCCGGACGCCGGGCGGCAGGCGACGGGGGCGTAG
- a CDS encoding tetratricopeptide repeat protein gives MKRFLELALTLGLPLSALGAEPVRVQVLSATVKDQAISGAQVILQKNGEASAQGTTAADGSFQFATPPGGVDDGSVNLIIKKEGYSNLVARCPCKGLTYALSPVMTRSLDGLRIVLNWGERPADLDSHLVHSSSHVYFSRQKGDQANLDVDDRTGFGPETITLEKKKPGVKYLYAVHNYSEADILGSTTLSTRAQAKVFVYVGSSLVRTFTPPPGVEGNTWVVFGIGENGEFYDLNTFADVKTGEQVGGLLQRLRGEQLKSAPAVTSTQLSLADTLNKKGESAYHAKKLDEAVSLYLEAIANNPEHGQAYSNLGLAYQKLNRSAEALWANRKAIALASGPNADTVKASSYFNIARVYENDGLWAEALDSYQSALGHKDHPAYRGGIEKMKQKLGQN, from the coding sequence ATGAAGCGGTTTCTCGAGCTGGCACTCACCCTCGGCCTGCCTCTGAGCGCGCTCGGCGCCGAGCCGGTCCGGGTCCAGGTCCTCAGCGCCACGGTGAAGGATCAGGCCATCTCCGGCGCCCAGGTCATCCTGCAGAAGAACGGAGAGGCCTCGGCGCAGGGCACGACGGCGGCCGATGGTTCCTTCCAATTCGCCACGCCGCCGGGGGGCGTGGATGACGGCTCGGTCAATCTCATCATCAAGAAGGAGGGGTATTCCAACCTCGTGGCCCGCTGTCCCTGCAAGGGATTGACGTATGCGTTGAGCCCGGTGATGACCCGCAGCCTGGACGGGCTGCGCATCGTCCTCAACTGGGGCGAGCGCCCCGCGGACCTCGACTCGCACCTCGTCCACTCCTCTTCCCACGTTTATTTCTCCCGGCAGAAGGGAGACCAGGCCAACCTCGACGTGGATGATCGGACGGGCTTCGGTCCGGAGACCATCACCCTGGAGAAGAAGAAGCCCGGGGTGAAGTACCTCTACGCCGTGCACAACTACTCCGAGGCGGACATCTTGGGCTCCACGACGCTGTCCACCCGGGCCCAGGCCAAGGTGTTCGTCTACGTGGGCTCGTCCCTGGTGCGCACGTTCACGCCTCCTCCGGGCGTGGAGGGCAACACCTGGGTGGTGTTCGGCATCGGCGAGAATGGGGAGTTCTACGATCTCAACACATTCGCCGACGTGAAGACCGGTGAGCAGGTGGGCGGCTTGCTTCAGCGCCTGCGCGGAGAGCAGCTCAAGTCCGCGCCGGCCGTGACGAGCACGCAGCTCTCGCTCGCCGACACGCTCAACAAGAAGGGCGAGTCCGCCTACCACGCGAAGAAGCTCGACGAGGCGGTGTCGCTCTACCTCGAGGCCATCGCCAACAACCCCGAGCACGGACAGGCGTACAGCAACCTCGGGCTCGCGTACCAGAAGCTCAACCGCAGCGCCGAGGCGCTGTGGGCCAACCGCAAGGCCATTGCCCTGGCCTCCGGGCCCAACGCCGACACCGTGAAGGCCAGCTCCTATTTCAACATCGCCCGCGTCTACGAGAACGATGGCTTGTGGGCCGAGGCGCTCGACAGCTACCAGTCCGCGCTCGGCCACAAGGATCATCCCGCCTACCGCGGTGGCATCGAGAAGATGAAGCAGAAGCTCGGCCAGAACTGA
- a CDS encoding glycosyltransferase — translation MPPPVVTVLLPARNAERTVARAVTSLLDGTLRDLRVLAVDDGSTDGTRGVLEALAARDARVEVLAGGGRGLVAALNLALERAASPYVARMDADDESLPRRLEASVAALEADPSLGGVGTGVELFREDQPVSPTMRDYAAWLNGLTTPERLRRERFVESPVCHPSVCLRREAVVAAGGWAHGDFPEDYELWLKLIDRGHGMYNLPEVLFRWRDSAERLTRTDPRYAHKRFIWVKARYLARSREVAGRPLTVWGTGPGGLILTRFLLAEGARVERFIDVHPRKVGTRIHGIPVDRPESLGAPPEDTHLIAAVGVRGIRDEIRASLGALGWSEGVHFTCAA, via the coding sequence ATGCCGCCTCCGGTCGTCACCGTCCTGCTGCCCGCCCGAAACGCCGAGCGCACCGTGGCCCGTGCGGTGACGAGTCTCCTCGACGGCACGCTGCGCGACCTCCGGGTGCTGGCAGTGGACGATGGCTCGACGGACGGAACGCGCGGGGTGCTCGAGGCGCTGGCGGCGCGCGACGCCCGGGTGGAGGTGCTGGCGGGAGGAGGGCGCGGACTGGTGGCGGCGCTCAACCTCGCGCTCGAACGGGCCGCTTCGCCCTACGTGGCGCGAATGGACGCGGATGACGAGTCGCTGCCCCGGCGCCTGGAGGCGAGTGTCGCGGCCCTGGAGGCGGACCCGAGCCTGGGCGGCGTGGGCACCGGCGTGGAGCTCTTCCGCGAGGATCAGCCGGTGAGCCCCACGATGAGGGACTACGCTGCGTGGCTCAACGGGCTCACCACGCCCGAGCGGCTGCGCCGCGAGCGCTTCGTGGAGAGCCCCGTCTGCCACCCCTCGGTGTGCTTGCGGAGGGAGGCGGTGGTGGCCGCGGGGGGGTGGGCTCACGGGGACTTCCCGGAGGACTACGAGCTGTGGCTGAAGCTCATCGATCGGGGCCACGGGATGTACAACCTGCCCGAGGTGCTGTTTCGCTGGCGGGACAGCGCGGAGCGGCTGACGCGCACGGATCCGCGGTACGCGCACAAGCGGTTCATCTGGGTGAAGGCGCGCTACCTGGCGCGCAGCCGCGAGGTGGCGGGGCGTCCGCTGACGGTATGGGGCACGGGGCCGGGAGGGCTCATTCTCACGCGATTCCTGCTCGCGGAAGGGGCCCGGGTGGAGCGCTTCATCGACGTGCACCCGCGCAAGGTGGGCACGCGCATCCACGGGATTCCGGTGGACCGGCCCGAGTCCCTGGGCGCGCCACCGGAGGACACGCACCTCATCGCGGCGGTGGGCGTGCGCGGCATCCGCGACGAGATCCGCGCCAGCCTCGGCGCGCTCGGATGGAGCGAAGGCGTGCACTTCACCTGCGCGGCATGA
- a CDS encoding oxygenase MpaB family protein yields MLFKRTILDQIQRLDPEKDDHRILFLSWTHDFAWDSRKALEFALFRTYAVPSIGKLLDSTGEFTRRTQKRYDDTDLLIAEFLESGYDSERGRRAIRRMNQLHHRFDISNDDYLYVLSTFVLEPIRWMERFGWRPYTDHERLAGFYFFKQVGRRMNIRGIPATLEELQRFNLQYEREHFRYTDESRRVGEATRDLFLGWFLPKSLHAYGAPAVHALMDPPLLRAFGFPEPPSWLRRVVMGAMKTRARLLRLKPERKRPYLTTRAPHPTYPNGYQIEQLGPEGVPPPSEENP; encoded by the coding sequence ATGCTCTTCAAACGCACCATCCTCGATCAAATCCAACGGCTCGACCCGGAGAAGGATGACCACCGGATCCTCTTCCTGAGCTGGACCCACGACTTCGCCTGGGACAGCCGCAAGGCGCTGGAGTTCGCCCTGTTCCGCACCTACGCCGTGCCGAGCATCGGCAAGTTGCTCGACTCCACGGGCGAGTTCACCCGCCGCACCCAGAAGCGCTACGACGACACGGATCTGCTCATCGCCGAGTTCCTCGAGTCCGGCTACGACAGCGAGCGGGGCCGCCGCGCCATCCGGCGCATGAACCAGCTCCACCACCGCTTCGACATCTCCAACGACGACTACCTCTACGTCCTCTCCACCTTCGTCCTGGAGCCCATCCGGTGGATGGAGCGCTTCGGCTGGCGGCCCTACACGGACCACGAGCGGCTCGCCGGCTTCTACTTCTTCAAGCAGGTGGGGCGGCGGATGAACATCCGCGGCATCCCCGCCACTCTCGAGGAGCTCCAGCGCTTCAACCTCCAGTACGAGCGCGAGCACTTCCGCTACACCGACGAGAGCCGCCGCGTGGGCGAGGCCACGCGCGACCTGTTCCTCGGCTGGTTCCTGCCCAAGTCGCTGCACGCCTATGGTGCTCCCGCGGTGCATGCGCTGATGGACCCTCCGCTCCTGCGAGCCTTCGGTTTCCCCGAGCCCCCGTCCTGGCTGCGGCGGGTGGTCATGGGGGCGATGAAGACCCGCGCACGGCTGCTGCGCCTCAAGCCCGAGCGCAAGCGGCCCTACCTCACCACCCGGGCGCCCCATCCCACCTATCCCAACGGCTACCAGATCGAGCAGCTCGGGCCCGAAGGGGTTCCCCCTCCGAGCGAGGAGAATCCATGA
- a CDS encoding polysaccharide deacetylase family protein: MNLRSLSLALPLLGLLSGAPSQAAGPKEVAVADRSLWPRPLRSSQDFDLASRAENLVFAHVLGELEARAEGFPALLGVKHVHDESVRRWLEGVKDTVARNLRAARAACGAPSEPGCGAEEPTAANVVRLGGAFVAGLGPEYQAWLAMDSRFYTLYVKEQLRLAALFPSPTSEILPLGPGEVTGSDWPDRQFLLTFDDGPTPAGKGTDRLVALLNAREAKGVFFVLGDALETRLGRTSAASLQALYQGQCVGSHGQRHVSHQKLATWKESVEGSRERISTLGLAGTRKVLFRPPYGQRSPELTRWLSGQGGEVMLWNIDSQDWNATVAPGPTTDRVVTLMLLWRRGIVLFHDVHDKVHEAVPRLLDFARDTGLTWKDCGAL, translated from the coding sequence ATGAATCTTCGCTCCCTGTCGCTCGCCCTCCCCCTCCTCGGGCTGCTGTCCGGTGCCCCCTCCCAGGCCGCGGGTCCCAAGGAGGTCGCGGTCGCGGACCGCTCCCTCTGGCCCCGGCCCCTGCGCTCGTCCCAGGACTTCGATCTCGCCTCGCGCGCGGAGAACCTCGTGTTCGCCCACGTGCTCGGGGAACTGGAGGCCCGCGCGGAGGGGTTTCCGGCCCTGCTCGGCGTCAAGCATGTGCATGACGAGTCGGTCCGCCGCTGGCTCGAGGGCGTGAAGGACACCGTGGCGCGCAACCTGCGCGCGGCCCGGGCGGCGTGTGGCGCTCCGTCCGAGCCGGGCTGCGGCGCGGAGGAGCCCACCGCGGCGAACGTCGTGCGGCTGGGCGGCGCGTTCGTGGCGGGCCTCGGCCCCGAGTACCAGGCCTGGCTGGCCATGGACTCGCGCTTCTACACCCTCTACGTGAAGGAGCAGCTCCGACTGGCGGCCCTGTTCCCCTCTCCGACCAGTGAGATCCTCCCGCTCGGGCCCGGGGAAGTCACCGGCTCGGACTGGCCGGACCGGCAGTTCCTGCTGACCTTCGATGATGGCCCCACTCCCGCGGGCAAGGGCACGGACCGGCTGGTGGCGCTGCTCAACGCGCGAGAAGCCAAGGGGGTCTTCTTCGTGCTCGGCGATGCGCTCGAGACCCGGCTGGGCAGGACGAGCGCGGCGTCACTCCAGGCGCTGTACCAGGGCCAGTGCGTCGGCTCCCACGGACAGCGGCACGTGTCGCACCAGAAGCTGGCCACGTGGAAGGAGTCGGTGGAGGGCTCACGCGAGCGGATCTCCACCCTGGGCCTGGCGGGCACCCGGAAGGTCCTCTTCCGCCCGCCTTATGGACAGCGCTCGCCGGAGTTGACCCGGTGGTTGTCGGGCCAGGGCGGCGAGGTGATGTTGTGGAACATCGACTCCCAGGACTGGAACGCCACCGTCGCGCCCGGGCCCACCACGGACCGGGTCGTTACCCTGATGCTGCTGTGGCGGCGCGGCATCGTCCTCTTCCACGACGTGCACGACAAGGTGCACGAGGCGGTGCCCCGGCTGCTGGACTTCGCCCGGGACACGGGCCTCACCTGGAAGGACTGCGGGGCGCTGTGA
- a CDS encoding serine hydrolase, which yields MRRSVFDCLVLLTLMAGCASRLVDFTPDEEAIYEQPVEEMWLREALQERISQVKGATVAVAYQRLGGSPDSLYLEADRSFHAASTMKLPVMLEVFRQIDAGTLSLEEPVTLTHQFASIVDGSPYVLDAKDDEDAALHERLGQPVPLRELVERMITRSSNLATNLVLSRVDARRVTKTLRALGARRMTVLRGVEDAKAHARGLNNTATARDLASLLSALERGRAASPASTRAMRSILLAQELNREIPAGVPPGTPVAHKTGQISGVLHDAAIVYPPGHPAYVLVVLTSGIPDEAVARSLIVELSRQVYAHATR from the coding sequence ATGAGACGAAGTGTCTTCGACTGCCTGGTGTTGCTCACGCTGATGGCGGGCTGCGCGTCGCGCCTCGTGGATTTCACGCCCGATGAGGAGGCCATCTACGAGCAGCCGGTCGAAGAGATGTGGCTCCGGGAGGCGCTCCAGGAGCGCATCTCCCAGGTGAAGGGCGCGACCGTGGCGGTCGCGTACCAACGCCTCGGGGGCTCCCCGGACTCCCTCTACCTGGAGGCGGATCGCTCCTTCCATGCCGCCAGCACCATGAAGCTGCCGGTGATGCTCGAGGTCTTCCGCCAGATTGACGCCGGCACCCTGTCCCTGGAGGAGCCCGTGACGCTCACCCACCAGTTCGCCTCCATCGTGGACGGCTCGCCCTATGTGCTCGATGCGAAGGACGACGAGGACGCCGCCCTCCACGAGCGGCTCGGACAGCCCGTACCGCTGCGCGAGCTGGTGGAGCGGATGATCACCCGCTCGAGCAACCTGGCCACCAACCTGGTCCTCTCCCGGGTGGACGCCCGACGCGTGACGAAGACCCTGCGCGCCCTGGGGGCCCGGCGGATGACCGTCCTGCGAGGCGTGGAAGACGCCAAGGCCCATGCCCGGGGCCTGAACAACACCGCGACGGCGCGGGATCTCGCCTCACTGCTGTCCGCTCTCGAGCGGGGCAGGGCGGCCTCTCCGGCCTCCACCCGCGCCATGCGCTCCATCCTCCTGGCCCAGGAACTCAATCGGGAGATCCCCGCCGGAGTCCCGCCGGGCACGCCCGTGGCGCACAAGACCGGGCAGATCTCCGGCGTCCTCCACGATGCCGCCATCGTCTATCCCCCAGGCCATCCCGCCTACGTGCTCGTGGTGCTCACGAGTGGCATCCCCGATGAGGCGGTGGCGCGCTCGCTCATCGTGGAGCTTTCCCGCCAGGTGTACGCACACGCGACGCGCTGA
- a CDS encoding methyl-accepting chemotaxis protein, giving the protein MSIGKKIVLGFGLSLLMLLVVALVAFQGARQLQETTEGLVDSRDQGRRMIMVLSLVVDAETSQRGFVITGNPIYLEPYQRALQRLDEDLLLLRRDLARSPEQLARLDRLEPIIRERLATMERTRQLREQSGSMDAVTQAVRESSGRGRQLMDEVRRGLEEMLKYEDLRWTEFESQARESAWRSMWVLVAGTLLGLLIVGLGSWIITRSITGPLDKLVKGTVQLGRGNLEHRIEVSNRDETGELARAFNDMAERRKAAEAQLAEQSRQREHTLRTVAEFVNQLASTTSEVLVSTTQQVASAQEQGSAVAETVSTVEEIAQTSEEAAGRARTVSESARHAEEVGRNGRRMVEEAVAAMSTVRAQVESIASRILALAEQAQAIGDIITTVNDISEQTHMLALNASIEASRAGEHGRGFAVVAAEVKALADQSKKSTTQVRQILGQIQKATQGAVMTTEEGTKSVTTATRVVAQAGSTIQTLGDLLGQASLTGAQISASAAQQATGIGQIRQAMRDVSQATQQMLTSTRQTERAMQDLNGMGQKLKGLLGEYGRAA; this is encoded by the coding sequence ATGAGCATTGGAAAGAAGATCGTCCTGGGCTTCGGCCTGTCGCTGCTGATGCTGCTGGTGGTGGCGCTGGTGGCGTTCCAGGGAGCCCGGCAGCTCCAGGAGACCACCGAGGGCCTGGTGGACAGCCGCGATCAGGGCCGCCGCATGATCATGGTCCTCTCGCTCGTCGTGGACGCCGAGACGAGCCAGCGCGGCTTCGTCATCACCGGCAACCCGATCTACCTGGAGCCCTACCAGCGGGCCCTCCAGCGGCTGGACGAGGATCTCCTCCTCTTGCGCCGCGACCTGGCCAGATCTCCCGAGCAGCTCGCGCGCCTGGATCGGCTCGAGCCCATCATCCGCGAGCGGCTCGCCACCATGGAGCGCACGCGCCAGTTGCGCGAGCAGTCCGGAAGTATGGATGCCGTGACGCAGGCCGTCCGCGAGAGCTCCGGCCGGGGCCGGCAGCTCATGGACGAGGTCCGCCGGGGACTCGAGGAGATGTTGAAGTACGAGGATCTGCGCTGGACGGAGTTCGAGAGCCAGGCCCGGGAGAGCGCCTGGCGCAGCATGTGGGTGCTGGTCGCGGGCACGCTCCTGGGCCTGCTCATCGTGGGCCTGGGCAGTTGGATCATCACCCGGAGCATCACCGGCCCGCTGGACAAGCTGGTGAAGGGCACCGTGCAACTGGGCCGCGGCAACCTCGAGCACCGCATCGAGGTGAGCAACCGCGACGAGACCGGAGAGCTCGCGCGCGCCTTCAATGACATGGCCGAGCGCCGCAAGGCCGCCGAGGCGCAGCTCGCCGAACAGAGCCGGCAGCGCGAGCACACCCTGCGGACGGTGGCCGAGTTCGTCAACCAGCTCGCGAGCACCACGTCGGAGGTCCTGGTGAGCACCACGCAGCAGGTGGCCAGCGCCCAGGAGCAGGGCAGCGCGGTGGCCGAGACGGTGAGCACCGTCGAGGAGATCGCCCAGACGTCCGAGGAGGCGGCGGGACGCGCGCGCACGGTGAGCGAGTCGGCGCGCCACGCCGAGGAGGTGGGCCGCAACGGCCGGCGCATGGTGGAGGAGGCGGTGGCGGCCATGTCCACCGTGCGCGCGCAGGTGGAGTCCATCGCCTCGCGCATCCTCGCCCTGGCCGAGCAGGCCCAGGCCATCGGCGACATCATCACCACCGTCAACGACATCTCCGAGCAGACGCACATGCTCGCCCTCAATGCCTCCATCGAGGCCAGCCGCGCGGGCGAGCACGGCCGGGGCTTCGCCGTGGTGGCCGCCGAGGTGAAGGCGCTCGCGGACCAGTCCAAGAAGTCCACCACCCAGGTGCGGCAGATACTGGGACAGATCCAGAAGGCCACCCAGGGCGCGGTGATGACCACGGAGGAGGGCACCAAGAGCGTGACCACCGCCACGCGCGTGGTGGCGCAGGCGGGCAGCACCATCCAGACGCTGGGCGACCTGCTCGGTCAGGCGTCGCTCACCGGGGCGCAGATCTCCGCTTCCGCCGCCCAGCAAGCCACGGGCATCGGGCAGATCCGCCAGGCCATGCGCGACGTGAGCCAGGCCACCCAGCAGATGCTCACCAGTACCCGCCAGACCGAGCGCGCCATGCAGGACCTCAATGGCATGGGCCAGAAGCTCAAGGGCCTGCTGGGCGAGTACGGACGCGCCGCGTGA